From one Agathobaculum sp. NTUH-O15-33 genomic stretch:
- a CDS encoding Gfo/Idh/MocA family protein gives MIKIGVIGLGEVSQCMHLPILQDMCEQYEVTAVSDVAPSLVNFIAKKYHIKDTYLDAIELIEKADIDAVLILSPDQYHGEYAARALKAGKHVFVEKPVTLCLDELNELIELKKQYPDQIVMVGYMRRYAGPYLKAKEILTEKPMKTEYLRFRDIILEAPFFIGQTRPIFYPSDVPAEVIKEGGARRRQHLDRAIGADATDEMRITYQMMTGLGCHSFAAVRELFGVPKKIHSVTTAANGEQVVIVMEFEDGFLGTYELVNNQNIVQFDAAIEVFQKTRKVLVKYETPYLRYQPAAVQVTESNDADTKTTTYGPDFHDAFHTELKLLAECIETGKQPKTNLEDAVADLVLFREIIRVMKEQKG, from the coding sequence ATGATTAAAATTGGCGTTATCGGTCTGGGCGAGGTTTCTCAGTGCATGCACCTGCCGATCCTACAGGATATGTGCGAGCAATATGAGGTGACGGCGGTTTCCGACGTCGCGCCCTCGCTGGTTAATTTTATCGCGAAGAAATACCACATCAAGGATACTTATCTGGACGCGATCGAGCTGATCGAAAAAGCGGATATCGACGCGGTGCTCATTCTGTCGCCCGACCAGTACCACGGCGAATACGCCGCGCGCGCGTTAAAGGCGGGCAAGCACGTGTTTGTGGAAAAGCCGGTCACGCTGTGTCTGGACGAGCTGAACGAGCTGATCGAACTGAAGAAGCAGTATCCGGATCAGATCGTCATGGTGGGATACATGCGCCGCTATGCGGGGCCGTACCTAAAGGCCAAGGAGATATTGACCGAAAAGCCCATGAAGACCGAATATTTGCGCTTCCGCGACATCATCCTTGAAGCGCCGTTCTTTATCGGTCAGACGAGACCGATCTTCTATCCGAGCGATGTGCCCGCTGAGGTCATAAAAGAGGGCGGCGCGCGCCGCCGCCAGCATCTGGACCGCGCGATCGGCGCGGACGCGACCGACGAGATGCGCATCACCTATCAGATGATGACCGGCCTTGGCTGCCACTCCTTCGCCGCCGTGCGCGAGCTGTTCGGCGTGCCGAAGAAGATCCATTCGGTCACGACCGCCGCGAACGGAGAGCAGGTCGTTATCGTGATGGAGTTCGAGGACGGTTTCCTCGGTACATACGAGCTGGTCAACAACCAGAACATCGTACAGTTTGACGCCGCGATTGAGGTGTTCCAGAAGACGCGCAAGGTGCTGGTCAAGTACGAAACGCCCTATCTGCGCTATCAGCCGGCGGCGGTGCAGGTGACCGAATCGAACGACGCCGATACCAAGACCACCACCTACGGCCCCGACTTCCACGATGCGTTCCACACCGAACTGAAGCTGTTGGCTGAATGCATCGAGACCGGCAAGCAGCCCAAGACCAATCTGGAGGACGCCGTGGCGGATCTCGTGCTGTTCCGCGAGATCATCCGCGTGATGAAAGAGCAGAAGGGATAA
- a CDS encoding YesL family protein: protein MTLFRPSYLKEGPGIEKDAKPKEGLALFFEILGREFWQVLKLNLLFLACALPLFTFGAARCALSRCTMNMVRDKPNDVWADFRRQFKQDFGRNLGFGLAELFCIGVLLLVCGAPAVRQSPLLLGAVLMGAVFGGLFFGYLWPMASSMELPTRAMVKNALILPLACLQHSLPALAVGAVLLGLSLWLFPLSLPLVLFIPFGLSSFVMSFAAWSDIKRLIVRKNNNGGNET, encoded by the coding sequence ATGACGCTGTTCCGACCAAGCTACTTAAAGGAAGGACCCGGCATTGAAAAGGACGCGAAGCCCAAGGAGGGTCTCGCCCTGTTCTTTGAAATCCTCGGGCGCGAGTTCTGGCAAGTGCTGAAGCTAAACCTGCTGTTTCTGGCATGCGCGCTGCCGCTCTTTACCTTTGGCGCTGCGCGGTGTGCGCTCAGCCGCTGCACGATGAACATGGTGCGCGATAAGCCGAACGACGTATGGGCTGATTTCCGGCGGCAGTTCAAACAGGATTTTGGGAGAAATCTCGGATTCGGCCTTGCGGAGCTGTTTTGCATCGGCGTGCTGCTGCTGGTATGCGGCGCGCCTGCCGTGCGGCAGAGTCCGCTGCTGCTCGGCGCTGTGCTGATGGGCGCGGTGTTCGGCGGATTGTTCTTCGGCTACCTTTGGCCAATGGCTTCTTCCATGGAGCTTCCCACGCGGGCAATGGTAAAAAACGCGCTGATCCTGCCGCTCGCCTGCTTGCAGCACAGCCTGCCCGCGCTCGCGGTGGGCGCGGTGCTGCTCGGCCTGAGCCTGTGGCTGTTTCCGCTTTCGCTGCCGCTCGTGCTGTTCATCCCGTTTGGCCTTTCGAGCTTTGTCATGAGCTTTGCCGCGTGGTCGGATATCAAGCGGCTGATCGTTCGTAAAAACAACAATGGAGGAAATGAAACATGA
- a CDS encoding ABC transporter ATP-binding protein, with the protein MASITLKNIDKTYPGDVKVIENLNLEIKDKEFIILVGPSGCGKSTTLRMIAGLEEITGGELSIGDRVVNDVAPKDRDIAMVFQNYALYPHMTVYKNMAFALSLRKESKEVIDKKVHEAAKILDIEHLLNRKPKALSGGQRQRVALGRAMVRDPAVFLLDEPLSNLDAKLRTQMRTEITKLHKRLETTFVYVTHDQTEAMTMGDRIVVMKDGVIQQVDTPQNLYDSPCNLFVAGFIGSPQMNFIDATLTKKDGAYCVDFGPYSIPLHEGMADRADLTAYEGKPVVLGVRPEDLHTEPAFLDASRESVIELHVDLAELMGAEIYLYGDTAGVPLTVRAPSRVQARAGDTVRLAVDRNKMHLFDKETERVISN; encoded by the coding sequence ATGGCAAGTATAACGCTCAAAAATATCGATAAGACCTACCCCGGTGACGTAAAGGTCATTGAAAACCTGAATCTCGAGATCAAGGATAAGGAATTTATCATTCTCGTCGGCCCGTCGGGCTGCGGCAAATCGACGACGCTGCGCATGATCGCGGGGCTGGAGGAAATCACGGGCGGCGAGCTTTCGATCGGCGACCGCGTGGTGAACGACGTAGCGCCCAAGGATCGCGATATCGCGATGGTATTCCAAAACTACGCGCTATATCCGCATATGACGGTGTATAAAAACATGGCGTTCGCGCTTTCGCTCCGCAAAGAGAGCAAGGAAGTGATCGACAAAAAAGTGCATGAGGCCGCCAAAATCCTCGACATCGAGCATTTGCTCAACCGCAAGCCCAAGGCGCTTTCGGGCGGCCAGCGGCAGCGCGTCGCATTGGGCCGCGCCATGGTGCGCGATCCCGCGGTTTTCCTGCTCGACGAGCCGCTTTCCAATCTGGACGCGAAGCTGCGCACCCAGATGCGCACCGAGATCACCAAGCTGCACAAGCGGCTTGAGACCACGTTTGTCTACGTGACCCATGATCAGACCGAAGCCATGACCATGGGCGACCGCATCGTCGTGATGAAGGACGGCGTGATCCAGCAGGTCGATACGCCGCAGAACCTGTACGACAGTCCCTGCAATCTTTTTGTCGCGGGCTTCATCGGTTCGCCGCAGATGAACTTTATCGATGCGACGCTGACGAAGAAAGACGGGGCCTATTGTGTCGATTTTGGTCCCTATTCCATCCCGCTGCACGAGGGCATGGCCGACCGCGCCGATCTGACCGCCTACGAAGGCAAGCCGGTCGTGCTAGGCGTACGGCCCGAGGACCTGCACACCGAGCCCGCCTTCCTTGACGCTTCGAGGGAGAGCGTGATCGAGCTGCACGTTGATCTGGCCGAGCTGATGGGCGCGGAGATCTATCTGTACGGCGATACCGCCGGCGTGCCGCTCACCGTGCGCGCGCCCAGCCGTGTGCAGGCCCGTGCGGGCGACACCGTGCGCCTTGCGGTGGACCGCAACAAAATGCACCTGTTTGATAAAGAAACCGAGCGGGTGATCAGCAACTGA
- a CDS encoding carbohydrate ABC transporter permease — MKIAQMNTKERVLCVLKHIFLTLCVFVALFPIVWVIMSSFKTNAEILSNGVALPKSFSFVGYKDALTISPILSYFGHSVIITVAATAMNVLFLAMAAYVFARCRFKGRDVLYFVLSLAMVIPMTALLHPVYSVVQTLGLYDTKAGLILVYTALNLPMSLLILRGTFLSIPKALEEAAYVDGAGFVRTFFQIMMPCAKGGLTSAAVLAFLNSWNEFTFALVLTSGQSARTLPLSLSYFTAQFSFNYTAMFAAVTIAVIPSIIVFAVFQEQVVSSLTAGSVKE; from the coding sequence GTGAAAATTGCTCAAATGAATACAAAAGAGCGCGTTTTGTGCGTGCTTAAACACATTTTCCTCACCCTGTGCGTGTTCGTCGCACTGTTCCCGATCGTGTGGGTCATCATGTCCTCATTCAAGACAAACGCCGAAATATTGTCAAACGGCGTGGCGCTGCCCAAAAGCTTCAGCTTTGTCGGCTATAAGGACGCGCTGACGATCTCACCGATTCTCAGCTACTTTGGACACAGCGTGATCATCACGGTCGCGGCGACCGCTATGAACGTGCTGTTCCTCGCAATGGCGGCTTACGTGTTCGCGCGCTGCCGCTTCAAGGGCAGGGACGTGCTGTATTTCGTCCTGTCGCTCGCGATGGTCATCCCGATGACGGCGCTGCTGCATCCGGTGTACAGCGTCGTGCAGACGCTGGGCCTGTACGATACCAAGGCGGGGCTGATACTGGTGTACACCGCGCTCAACCTGCCGATGAGTCTGCTCATTCTGCGCGGCACGTTCCTATCGATCCCCAAGGCGCTGGAGGAAGCCGCCTATGTGGACGGCGCGGGCTTTGTGCGCACCTTCTTCCAGATCATGATGCCGTGCGCAAAGGGCGGCCTTACTTCGGCGGCCGTTCTGGCTTTCCTCAATTCATGGAATGAATTTACGTTCGCCTTGGTGCTGACTAGCGGCCAGTCCGCGCGCACGCTGCCCCTGTCGCTGAGCTACTTCACCGCGCAGTTCAGCTTTAACTACACGGCGATGTTCGCCGCGGTCACGATCGCGGTCATCCCGTCCATAATCGTGTTCGCGGTGTTCCAGGAGCAGGTCGTATCCAGCCTGACCGCCGGCTCCGTGAAGGAATGA
- a CDS encoding carbohydrate ABC transporter permease, whose amino-acid sequence MKIKKGWIPVFLLPAVVLFLLIYAVPLIMVFATSMFDYRLTGQGMTFIGFDNYIRLFHDPDFFQALTNTVVWIGIQCIVHVALGTFIALILYKKPRGWKFVRTAYMVPNIISNAAIGMIFLNIFNPQFGVINSVLKAVGLESLTHNWLMDSSTAFPSVTLIWVLFAGYTTTLVLAQALSIDESVLEAARVDGATPFQTDVFVVLPLLKKIIGTTMVMAATYMLQMFDLIYITTNGGPGKATTNLPLLLYGVYKGENNYGYANTIGVFIVVIGIVAMTVINKALKVNEEDY is encoded by the coding sequence GTGAAAATTAAAAAAGGGTGGATTCCCGTCTTTCTGCTGCCCGCCGTCGTGCTGTTCCTGCTGATCTATGCGGTGCCGCTCATCATGGTGTTCGCCACCTCGATGTTCGACTACCGGCTGACCGGTCAGGGTATGACGTTTATTGGCTTTGATAACTACATCCGCCTGTTCCACGACCCGGATTTCTTCCAAGCGCTGACCAATACGGTCGTGTGGATCGGCATACAGTGCATCGTGCACGTGGCGCTGGGCACGTTTATCGCGCTGATCCTTTATAAAAAGCCGCGCGGCTGGAAATTTGTCCGTACCGCGTACATGGTGCCGAATATTATCTCGAACGCCGCGATCGGCATGATCTTCCTGAACATTTTCAACCCGCAGTTCGGCGTGATCAATTCGGTGCTCAAGGCGGTCGGGCTGGAAAGCCTGACGCACAACTGGTTGATGGATTCCTCCACGGCGTTCCCCTCGGTCACGCTGATCTGGGTGCTGTTCGCGGGCTACACGACAACGCTGGTACTCGCGCAGGCGCTTTCCATTGACGAATCTGTTTTAGAGGCCGCCCGCGTGGACGGCGCGACGCCCTTCCAGACCGATGTGTTCGTCGTGCTGCCGCTGCTGAAAAAGATCATTGGCACCACCATGGTCATGGCGGCGACCTATATGCTGCAAATGTTCGATCTGATCTACATTACGACCAACGGCGGCCCGGGCAAGGCGACGACCAACCTGCCGCTTTTGCTCTACGGCGTGTATAAGGGCGAAAACAACTATGGCTACGCCAACACGATCGGCGTGTTTATCGTTGTGATCGGCATCGTCGCGATGACGGTCATCAATAAGGCGCTCAAAGTCAACGAAGAGGATTATTAA
- a CDS encoding ABC transporter substrate-binding protein — MKKRMLALISAAAIMATLLTGCGGDGKQGEAEPNAAGGDGVVTINYPTFQCGVNTAATVVAKLVEEFNAEYAGKYQIKLEEVPGDANYVDKIKVQLGTGDLPPVVYGAGYNLLDLALAKDLVVDLTDAVNADPEWKALYSEAALNTNSRDGKIYASSVEGSVVGYFYNKELFEQAGIKEPAKTWDEFFQQCDTLKAAGITPLALDTADSAWVTQLWWGAMVATSGDEGLKFMQTMNPTDYNFPAMEDAVGKVQKMLKDYTTLDAIGGKYEHAANNFLSGQAAMIANGPWMIGDFSDTTKTTADFAEKVGSAIYPDSFVYDAPIQGYFVTKQDDPKVEEAAIAMVKFFTSAHAQQLGLEMQGMVPASSTVEVSAEAESKYPLLVEFLGQAADATVRTDNMQATMFSNLLDVVSQELPRLYSTDLDPAGFCQALTDAAAKNQ; from the coding sequence ATGAAGAAGAGAATGCTAGCGCTCATTTCGGCAGCGGCAATCATGGCGACCCTGCTCACCGGCTGCGGTGGGGACGGCAAACAGGGCGAGGCGGAACCGAACGCCGCCGGTGGCGACGGCGTGGTCACCATCAATTACCCGACGTTCCAGTGCGGCGTGAACACGGCGGCGACCGTGGTGGCCAAGCTGGTAGAGGAATTCAACGCGGAATATGCCGGCAAGTACCAGATCAAGCTGGAAGAAGTGCCGGGCGATGCAAACTATGTCGATAAGATTAAGGTACAGCTCGGCACGGGCGACCTGCCGCCGGTGGTTTACGGCGCGGGCTACAACCTGCTTGATCTGGCGCTGGCCAAGGATCTGGTCGTCGACCTGACCGATGCGGTCAACGCCGACCCCGAGTGGAAGGCGCTTTATTCGGAGGCGGCGCTCAACACCAACAGCCGCGACGGCAAAATCTATGCTTCGTCTGTCGAAGGCTCGGTCGTAGGCTACTTCTATAACAAGGAACTGTTCGAGCAGGCCGGCATCAAGGAGCCCGCCAAGACTTGGGACGAGTTCTTCCAGCAGTGCGACACGCTCAAGGCCGCGGGCATTACGCCGCTCGCGCTCGACACCGCGGATTCCGCTTGGGTCACGCAGCTTTGGTGGGGCGCCATGGTCGCTACCTCGGGCGACGAAGGCCTGAAGTTCATGCAGACCATGAACCCGACCGATTACAATTTCCCCGCCATGGAAGACGCTGTGGGCAAGGTGCAGAAGATGCTCAAGGACTATACCACGCTTGACGCGATCGGCGGCAAGTATGAGCATGCGGCCAACAACTTCCTCTCCGGTCAGGCCGCGATGATCGCGAACGGTCCTTGGATGATCGGCGATTTCTCCGATACCACCAAGACCACCGCGGACTTTGCCGAAAAGGTCGGCTCCGCAATCTATCCGGACAGCTTCGTATACGACGCGCCGATCCAAGGCTACTTTGTCACCAAGCAGGACGATCCCAAGGTGGAGGAAGCCGCGATCGCGATGGTCAAGTTCTTCACCTCCGCCCATGCACAGCAGCTCGGTCTTGAAATGCAGGGCATGGTACCCGCTTCCTCTACCGTAGAGGTATCCGCGGAAGCCGAAAGCAAATACCCGTTGCTGGTTGAATTTCTGGGTCAGGCCGCTGACGCGACCGTACGTACCGACAACATGCAGGCGACGATGTTCTCCAACCTGCTGGACGTAGTCAGCCAAGAGCTGCCGCGCCTGTATTCGACCGACCTCGATCCCGCCGGCTTCTGTCAGGCGCTGACCGACGCAGCCGCGAAGAATCAGTAA
- a CDS encoding sensor histidine kinase produces MKAKRKKLPLTLIAVVLCCALVVVPVLCSIIYFTTSVSTRLENTARETVTFYLDQFADHSSSILDTLRNSIYYLMSDDRTQSIMRREDMPDQLERLAVEEGLSRAFFLGNQLDPSVVTGIYLVKNGRQYLSLLRSGIFLGTANRILNVYEQCGTENSARDLYTLPDQPDYCYFIVDFLDLETMVPLGKVIIELNAAHLVDTSYIDSIYQQAAVLLRSTDGRVLAAPDSEAFSTAATDAGEGYLDVEGKSYYHASRVLSPSRVQVDIFVPKSEIFETTNETVKVYVFFTAVVLVITLLLGAGVLYLVYKPVRQMLQKIDRLATGDLTARMEDTPYRETERMAETFNDMADRLEELFDEVYEKGLLLRDAEFNLLESQIRPHFIFNVLELINMRCLAAGEPGICHTVSNLAQLMRANITHKNKQTISLQEELRYVRYYLELQKERFEDKLNYSIDLEDPDMLGYYLPKLTIQPLVENSIVHGLENKRGGGTVRVSIWEETEAMCIRVSDDGIGFDPSLVNLDISESADESTRHNHVALGNINRRIQLLYGRQYGMQVTSSPGRGTDILLTLPVDRGPSPEERSAPDAESDDC; encoded by the coding sequence ATGAAAGCGAAGAGAAAGAAACTGCCGCTTACGCTGATCGCCGTCGTACTGTGCTGCGCGCTCGTCGTGGTTCCGGTTTTATGCTCTATCATTTATTTTACCACATCGGTCTCCACGCGTCTGGAAAATACCGCGCGGGAAACCGTTACCTTCTACCTCGATCAGTTTGCCGACCACAGCAGCTCTATTCTTGACACGCTGCGCAACAGCATTTATTATCTGATGAGCGACGACCGCACGCAAAGCATCATGCGCCGCGAGGATATGCCCGATCAGCTGGAACGGCTCGCCGTGGAAGAGGGACTCAGCCGCGCGTTTTTTCTCGGCAATCAGCTCGATCCCAGCGTGGTCACCGGCATCTATTTAGTCAAAAACGGGCGTCAGTACCTGTCGCTGCTGCGCAGCGGCATTTTTCTGGGCACGGCCAACCGTATTTTGAACGTGTATGAGCAATGCGGCACGGAAAACTCCGCGCGCGACCTGTACACCCTGCCCGACCAGCCGGACTATTGCTATTTTATCGTCGACTTTCTCGATCTGGAAACCATGGTCCCGCTTGGCAAGGTGATTATCGAACTGAACGCGGCGCACTTGGTCGATACCTCTTATATCGATTCGATCTATCAGCAGGCCGCGGTGCTGCTCCGCTCGACGGACGGCCGCGTGCTCGCCGCGCCGGACAGCGAGGCGTTCTCTACCGCCGCGACGGACGCGGGCGAAGGTTATCTCGACGTCGAGGGCAAATCCTACTACCACGCCAGCCGCGTGCTCTCCCCCAGCCGCGTGCAAGTCGATATTTTTGTGCCCAAGAGCGAAATTTTTGAAACGACCAATGAGACGGTCAAGGTATACGTTTTCTTTACCGCCGTTGTGCTGGTCATCACACTGCTGCTCGGCGCGGGCGTGCTTTATCTGGTCTATAAGCCCGTGCGGCAGATGCTGCAAAAGATCGACCGCCTTGCGACCGGCGACCTGACCGCCCGCATGGAGGACACGCCCTACCGCGAAACCGAACGCATGGCGGAGACCTTTAACGACATGGCCGACCGTCTGGAAGAGCTGTTCGACGAGGTATACGAAAAGGGTCTTTTGCTGCGGGACGCGGAATTCAACCTATTGGAATCCCAAATCCGTCCCCACTTCATCTTTAATGTACTGGAACTGATCAACATGCGGTGTCTGGCCGCGGGCGAACCCGGCATCTGCCACACGGTATCCAACCTCGCCCAGCTGATGCGCGCCAACATCACGCACAAAAACAAACAGACCATCTCGCTGCAAGAGGAACTGCGCTACGTGCGCTATTATCTGGAATTGCAAAAGGAGCGTTTTGAGGACAAGCTGAACTACTCGATCGATCTGGAGGATCCCGACATGCTTGGCTATTACCTGCCCAAGCTGACCATTCAGCCGCTGGTCGAAAACAGCATTGTGCACGGGCTGGAAAACAAGCGGGGCGGCGGCACCGTGCGCGTCAGCATCTGGGAGGAGACCGAAGCGATGTGCATCCGCGTGTCGGACGACGGCATCGGTTTCGACCCGTCGCTCGTCAACCTCGATATATCCGAAAGCGCCGATGAAAGCACACGCCACAACCACGTGGCGCTCGGCAACATCAACCGCCGTATCCAACTGCTTTACGGGCGGCAATACGGCATGCAGGTGACCTCTTCCCCCGGCCGCGGAACCGATATCCTGCTCACGCTGCCGGTAGACCGCGGCCCCTCACCCGAAGAAAGGAGCGCCCCTGATGCTGAAAGTGATGATTGTTGA
- a CDS encoding response regulator, whose protein sequence is MLKVMIVDNEAAIRKGLIHCIRWESLDCTIAAQAEDGIDAIEQIAHIEPDIVISDIRMPGMDGLELARRLSEEYPRIQVIILTGFPDFEYAQRAIEYRVVDFVLKPTSVESLTQAIEKAKARILQERSSQELERALANQSEQTLRLERGMLLHDLIHRVDLSHLFALNRMAQLGLDLTSYYVLRLDIAPLAPEKDESDFLSYLRQSQEVLTECLEEYPVHFVPRGDQMCYAVVCAPESATLEALCVETVDIIGSLPRFSLSIGVSLHCCDPLMMADAAEQAEQAVQFAQYSPERPVMCFEDMPAIPQQVTERTFSDLRLLKSAIENRQRTVALDILRRLFAYMRENKLPVETVRNICVYIHQFCISLLFLPDTEGYLSESSLPALKKLIDGGSPEALEQNMLSFVQQMLDLTGGDTADADGLIRSVKAYIAQHYAEELSLESLAGQVYLSPSYLSKLFKREVGENLSTYVQNVRIEEAKTLLLTTGLKTYEVAERVGIPDPVYFSRIFKKLTGVKPKDFRQAESEKSSSTDHAP, encoded by the coding sequence ATGCTGAAAGTGATGATTGTTGACAATGAAGCCGCGATCCGCAAAGGACTGATCCACTGCATCCGCTGGGAATCGCTCGATTGCACGATCGCCGCGCAGGCGGAGGACGGCATCGACGCGATCGAACAGATCGCCCATATCGAGCCCGATATCGTCATCAGCGATATCCGCATGCCCGGCATGGACGGTTTGGAGCTGGCGCGGCGGCTCAGCGAAGAATACCCACGCATTCAGGTCATCATCCTGACCGGTTTTCCCGATTTTGAATACGCGCAGCGGGCGATCGAATACCGCGTGGTGGATTTTGTCTTAAAGCCGACCTCGGTCGAAAGCCTGACACAGGCGATCGAAAAGGCCAAGGCCCGCATTCTTCAGGAGCGATCCAGTCAAGAGCTTGAGCGGGCGCTCGCGAACCAATCCGAACAGACGCTGCGTTTGGAGCGCGGCATGCTGCTGCACGATCTGATCCATCGGGTCGATCTGTCCCATCTGTTCGCGCTGAACCGCATGGCGCAGCTCGGTCTCGATCTGACCAGCTACTATGTTCTGCGGCTGGATATCGCCCCCCTCGCCCCGGAGAAGGATGAATCCGATTTTCTCTCCTACCTGCGGCAATCGCAGGAGGTGCTGACCGAGTGTTTGGAAGAATACCCCGTCCACTTTGTGCCGCGCGGCGATCAAATGTGCTACGCGGTCGTATGCGCGCCGGAATCCGCCACGCTGGAAGCGCTCTGCGTCGAAACCGTCGATATCATCGGCAGTCTGCCCCGCTTTTCCCTGTCCATCGGCGTCAGCCTGCACTGCTGCGATCCCCTGATGATGGCGGACGCCGCCGAACAGGCCGAGCAAGCCGTCCAGTTCGCGCAGTACTCGCCGGAACGGCCTGTCATGTGTTTTGAGGATATGCCCGCCATCCCGCAGCAGGTGACGGAACGCACCTTTTCCGATTTGCGGCTGCTCAAGTCGGCGATTGAGAACAGGCAGCGCACGGTCGCGCTCGATATCCTGCGCCGCCTATTCGCCTACATGCGCGAAAACAAACTGCCCGTGGAAACGGTGCGCAACATTTGTGTTTACATCCATCAGTTCTGTATCAGTCTGCTTTTTTTGCCAGATACCGAGGGCTACCTTTCGGAAAGCAGCCTGCCCGCGCTGAAAAAGCTGATCGATGGCGGCTCCCCTGAAGCGCTTGAACAAAATATGCTGTCCTTCGTTCAGCAAATGCTCGATCTGACCGGCGGCGACACCGCGGACGCGGACGGACTGATCCGTTCGGTCAAGGCTTATATCGCGCAGCACTACGCCGAGGAGCTTTCCCTCGAAAGTCTGGCGGGTCAAGTGTATCTCAGCCCCAGCTACTTAAGCAAGCTTTTTAAGCGCGAGGTCGGCGAAAATTTGAGCACCTATGTGCAGAATGTACGCATTGAAGAAGCGAAAACGCTGCTGCTCACGACCGGACTGAAAACCTATGAAGTCGCGGAGCGCGTTGGCATTCCCGATCCGGTGTACTTTTCACGCATTTTCAAAAAGCTTACCGGCGTCAAGCCGAAGGACTTTCGCCAAGCGGAAAGCGAAAAGTCGTCCTCCACGGATCACGCCCCGTGA
- a CDS encoding transketolase family protein, whose product MAELIATRAAYGETLVRLGAENPRLVVLDADLAHATMTKHFAKAFPERFFNVGIAEANMTDVAAGLSSMGYVPVVSTFAVFGTGRNFEQIRNAVCYPKANVKLAMTHAGISVGPDGGSHQSVEDLALMRSLPNMTVLCPADARETEKALRAVLQMDGPAYLRLSRMPSRVLPDQPFTIGKINCLRQGRDSAIFTCGIMVERALDAAEILLTQGIDIAVYNVHTIKPIDVAVVHACTARYERILTLEEHSVIGGLGDAVAAVLCEHGGCRLKKLGLQDTFGQSGQPEELLHHYRLDAESIAADAAAFLK is encoded by the coding sequence ATGGCGGAGCTGATTGCGACCCGGGCGGCCTATGGCGAGACGCTTGTCCGACTGGGTGCGGAAAACCCTAGGCTCGTCGTGCTCGACGCCGACCTTGCGCACGCGACTATGACCAAGCATTTTGCAAAAGCCTTTCCTGAACGTTTTTTTAACGTTGGTATTGCGGAAGCTAACATGACCGATGTGGCCGCCGGCCTGTCGTCTATGGGGTATGTGCCCGTTGTTTCCACGTTTGCAGTGTTTGGAACCGGCCGTAATTTTGAACAGATTCGCAACGCTGTCTGCTATCCAAAAGCTAACGTGAAGTTAGCCATGACGCATGCGGGCATTAGCGTTGGGCCGGACGGCGGCAGTCACCAGTCTGTAGAAGATTTGGCTTTGATGCGATCGCTGCCGAATATGACTGTTTTATGCCCTGCCGATGCACGGGAAACGGAAAAAGCACTTCGCGCCGTTTTGCAAATGGACGGGCCCGCCTATCTGCGGCTGAGCCGTATGCCTTCCAGAGTGCTGCCGGATCAACCCTTTACCATAGGGAAAATAAATTGCCTGAGACAAGGCCGAGACAGCGCGATTTTTACCTGCGGTATCATGGTGGAGCGCGCGTTGGACGCGGCGGAAATCCTTTTGACGCAAGGAATCGACATTGCCGTATACAATGTGCACACGATCAAGCCGATAGACGTTGCGGTCGTGCATGCCTGCACCGCGAGATATGAACGTATCTTGACGCTGGAAGAACATTCAGTCATAGGAGGCTTAGGTGATGCGGTAGCGGCGGTGCTATGTGAACACGGTGGCTGCCGTCTGAAAAAGCTGGGTTTACAGGATACCTTCGGACAATCCGGCCAGCCGGAAGAACTGCTGCATCATTATCGTTTGGACGCTGAGAGTATCGCAGCAGACGCGGCAGCATTTCTTAAATAG